The following coding sequences lie in one Musa acuminata AAA Group cultivar baxijiao chromosome BXJ3-1, Cavendish_Baxijiao_AAA, whole genome shotgun sequence genomic window:
- the LOC135628236 gene encoding protein DEHYDRATION-INDUCED 19-like, which produces MDSDLWISRLAAAKRHYSIQHQYSFQSDRLSIDEFEMEEEEEEEEEDVRPDFPCPYCYEDHDITSLCSHLEEEHAFESKAAVCPICTIKVTKDMLNHIIFQHGHIFKLQRHRRLRRFGIPSGHTLSLLGRDLYESHLQVLSGSAGYGSNHIDESNIAADPFLSTLLMNFPTSGAEEASKPSPDENSYRKKESILPYSKLSLNASSLACEQKEQRQKQATGRADFVQDLLVSTLFGD; this is translated from the exons ATGGATTCCGATCTCTGGATTTCTCGCCTCGCCGCCGCAAAGAGGCATTACTCGATTCAGCATCAGTACAGCTTCCAATCAG ATCGGTTGAGCATCGATGAGTtcgagatggaggaggaggaggaggaggaggaggaggatgtccGGCCGGATTTCCCCTGCCCCTACTGCTACGAGGATCACGACATCACGTCGCTGTGCTCCCACCTTGAAGAAGAGCATGCTTTCGAGTCCAAAGCCGCT GTTTGCCCTATCTGCACTATAAAGGTTACAAAAGATATGCTGAACCACATCATCTTCCAACATGGGCACATATTCAAG CTGCAAAGACATCGAAGATTACGCAGATTTGGGATCCCTAGCGGTCACACACTCTCTCTTTTGGGGAGGGATTTGTATGAGTCTCATTTGCAGGTGCTTTCGGGAAGTGCTGGTTACGGATCAAACCACATCGATGAGTCAAATATCGCAGCTGATCCATTTCTTTCGACACTTCTGATGAACTTTCCAACATCTGGGGCAGAAGAAGCTTCAAAACCTTCCCCCGATGAGAATTCTTATAGGAAAAAGGAATCAATTTTACCTTATTCAAAATTAAg TTTGAATGCTTCTTCATTGGCATGCGAGCAAAAGGAACAAAGGCAAAAACAGGCCACAGGTAGAGCAGATTTTGTGCAGGATCTACTTGTCTCCACTCTTTTTGGTGATTAA
- the LOC135628985 gene encoding protein NUCLEAR FUSION DEFECTIVE 6, mitochondrial-like — protein MIVAAARRSLMRSSSLRSAAAARIGASRASLRSPPMLRPAATPSRILRSPVETIFCVESLLPMHSATASALMTSMLAVSRRGYGWLSEDG, from the exons ATGATCGTCGCCGCCGCCCGTAGGTCGCTCATGCGCTCGTCTTCCCTGCGGAGCGCCGCCGCAGCTAGAATCGGAGCCTCGCGCGCTTCTCTACGCTCGCCTCCGATGTTGAGGCCTGCCGCCACTCCCTCCCGTATCTTAAG GTCTCCAGTTGAGACGATCTTCTGTGTGGAGTCCCTGCTGCCGATGCACAGTGCCACGGCGTCGGCACTGATGACATCAATGCTCGCCGTTTCGCGCAGGGGTTATGGGTGGCTTTCTGAAG ATGGATGA